The Arachis duranensis cultivar V14167 chromosome 2, aradu.V14167.gnm2.J7QH, whole genome shotgun sequence genome has a window encoding:
- the LOC107474289 gene encoding cell division cycle protein 48 homolog: MAQIRELVELPLRHPQLFKSIGVKPPKGILLYGPPGSGKTVIARAVANETGAFFFYINGPEIMSKLVGESESNMRKAFEEAEKNAPSIIFIDEIDSIAPKREKTHGEVERRIVS, translated from the coding sequence ATGGCACAAATTCGTGAGTTGGTAGAGCTTCCCTTGAGGCATCCACAACTCTTTAAGTCGATTGGTGTGAAACCACCCAAAGGTATTCTACTTTATGGACCCCCTGGTTCCGGGAAGACAGTGATAGCAAGAGCTGTTGCTAATGAAACGGGAGCTTTCTTCTTTTATATAAATGGACCGGAGATTATGTCCAAACTGGTAGGAGAGAGTGAAAGCAATATGAGGAAAGCATTTGAAGAGGCTGAAAAGAATGCACCATCCATCATCTTCATTGATGAAATCGATTCTATTGCACCCAAGAGGGAGAAGACACATGGTGAAGTTGAAAGGAGGATTGTTTCATAG